In Arthrobacter sp. UKPF54-2, the following are encoded in one genomic region:
- a CDS encoding type IV toxin-antitoxin system AbiEi family antitoxin domain-containing protein — protein sequence MVKINEVMSKYDGVARAKHLSAAGISGFQLRTALADGAVARVSRGVYALPGADQLLVAIRSLPAEPACVSAAHFGGLWVLEEPQQPHVALTHSRRYSGFVCHRSAHPPTLLDTVVQSLRCLPELEGLVIAESAVALKGLPLTSLRLRLAGRSDSRERRIVAAIVPQSQSIIECLARFHLRRAGFHVESQVNIPGMGHLDLKVDGRLGIETDGAGFHMDRASFEEDRRRWNVTTRLGIPTLVVTYPLLKYRPEEFIAMVRQALTRLSAAA from the coding sequence ATGGTCAAAATCAATGAGGTCATGTCCAAGTACGACGGGGTTGCCCGCGCAAAGCATCTCTCGGCCGCGGGGATTTCCGGCTTTCAGCTTCGGACCGCCCTGGCAGACGGCGCCGTCGCGCGCGTGTCCCGCGGCGTGTACGCACTTCCGGGTGCAGACCAGCTCCTGGTCGCCATCCGCTCCCTGCCCGCCGAGCCCGCGTGCGTCAGCGCGGCCCATTTCGGCGGCCTTTGGGTCCTCGAAGAGCCCCAACAGCCGCACGTCGCACTGACCCATAGCCGACGCTATTCGGGCTTTGTCTGCCACCGGTCGGCGCACCCGCCAACCCTGCTGGACACCGTGGTTCAGAGCCTCCGCTGCCTGCCGGAGTTGGAGGGTCTCGTGATTGCCGAATCCGCCGTCGCCCTCAAGGGTCTTCCCCTCACGTCCCTAAGACTGCGGCTGGCCGGCCGGAGTGACTCCCGGGAGCGCAGGATTGTCGCGGCCATCGTTCCGCAGTCGCAATCGATCATCGAGTGCCTCGCGCGGTTCCACCTTCGGCGCGCAGGCTTCCACGTTGAGTCCCAGGTCAACATCCCGGGAATGGGCCACCTGGACCTCAAGGTCGACGGCAGGCTCGGAATAGAGACTGACGGTGCCGGCTTTCACATGGACCGGGCGAGTTTTGAGGAGGACCGACGACGGTGGAACGTCACCACCAGATTGGGGATTCCCACCTTGGTCGTCACCTATCCGCTGCTCAAATACCGCCCGGAAGAATTCATTGCCATGGTCCGCCAGGCGTTGACCCGGCTTTCCGCGGCCGCGTGA
- the fdxA gene encoding ferredoxin: MTYVIAQPCVDVKDKACIEECPVDCIYEGERSLYIHPDECVDCGACEPVCPVEAIYYEDDTPEEWADYYKANVEFFDVLGSPGGAAKIGNTHTDHPMIAALPPQNQDN; this comes from the coding sequence GTGACGTACGTAATCGCGCAGCCGTGTGTAGATGTCAAAGACAAGGCATGCATCGAAGAATGCCCGGTCGATTGCATCTACGAGGGTGAGCGTTCCCTGTACATCCACCCGGACGAGTGCGTGGACTGCGGCGCCTGCGAGCCGGTCTGCCCGGTCGAGGCCATCTATTACGAGGATGACACCCCGGAGGAGTGGGCCGATTACTACAAAGCCAACGTCGAGTTCTTCGACGTCCTCGGCTCGCCGGGCGGCGCCGCCAAGATCGGCAACACCCACACCGACCACCCCATGATCGCCGCGCTGCCGCCGCAGAACCAAGACAACTAG
- the dapC gene encoding succinyldiaminopimelate transaminase, with the protein MTSAVRSFGLSLPDYPWEAMAPYLARAAAHPGGAANLSIGTPVDDTPDLIQEALRAAANAPGYPTVHGTPALREAIAAWFDRRRGVPGLDPQNVMPTVGSKELVAWLPFLLGLKPGDVVVRPTVAYPTYDIGATFAGAEHVAADDLDELDADTRSRVRLVWVNSPANPTGAVRDAASLHRLVGQARDIGAVVASDECYAELGWGEWDVQRGGQPVPSILDPRVAGGSHEGLLAVYSLSKQSNLAGYRASFVAGDGAIMTNLVNSRKHAGMIVPYPVQEAMRVALGDDGHVAAQKDLYRGRRERIVPALERFGLTIHESRAGLYLWATAGEATWDTVGRLADRGIVVGPGVFYGDAGHGFIRVALTATDERIDAAVERLATGP; encoded by the coding sequence GTGACTTCCGCGGTGCGCAGTTTCGGCCTCAGCCTGCCCGACTACCCGTGGGAGGCGATGGCGCCGTACCTCGCGCGCGCCGCGGCGCACCCCGGGGGAGCGGCCAACCTCTCGATCGGCACCCCGGTCGACGACACCCCTGACCTTATTCAGGAGGCGCTCCGGGCGGCGGCCAACGCCCCCGGCTACCCGACGGTGCACGGCACGCCGGCGCTCCGGGAAGCGATCGCGGCCTGGTTTGACCGCCGCCGCGGCGTCCCCGGACTCGACCCGCAGAACGTGATGCCCACCGTCGGGTCCAAGGAACTTGTGGCCTGGCTGCCGTTCCTGCTCGGCCTCAAGCCGGGCGACGTCGTCGTCCGGCCCACCGTCGCGTACCCCACCTACGACATCGGGGCCACCTTCGCCGGCGCCGAGCATGTGGCCGCTGACGACCTGGACGAACTCGATGCCGACACCCGGTCCCGGGTCCGGCTCGTCTGGGTTAACTCTCCGGCCAATCCCACCGGCGCCGTCCGCGACGCGGCGTCCCTGCACCGGCTCGTCGGCCAGGCCCGGGACATCGGCGCCGTCGTCGCCTCGGACGAGTGCTACGCCGAACTCGGCTGGGGCGAATGGGACGTCCAGCGCGGCGGGCAGCCGGTCCCCAGCATCCTGGACCCCCGGGTTGCCGGCGGCTCCCACGAGGGCCTGCTGGCCGTCTACTCCCTGAGCAAGCAGTCCAACCTGGCCGGCTACCGCGCGTCCTTCGTGGCAGGAGACGGCGCGATCATGACCAACCTGGTCAACAGCCGCAAGCACGCGGGCATGATTGTGCCCTACCCGGTCCAGGAGGCCATGCGGGTGGCCCTCGGCGATGACGGGCATGTGGCGGCACAGAAGGACCTGTACCGCGGGCGCCGCGAGCGGATCGTCCCGGCGCTGGAGCGTTTTGGGCTCACCATCCACGAATCCCGGGCCGGCCTCTACCTGTGGGCCACCGCGGGGGAGGCCACCTGGGACACCGTCGGCAGGCTCGCCGACCGCGGCATTGTGGTGGGACCCGGGGTCTTCTACGGTGACGCCGGCCACGGCTTCATCCGGGTGGCGCTGACCGCCACGGACGAGCGGATCGACGCCGCCGTCGAACGGCTGGCTACGGGACCGTAA
- a CDS encoding citrate synthase encodes MTETTSATLRHAGGELELPRIKVVEGNEGYDVSKLLKQTGAVAFDPGFMNTAATTSAITYIDGDAGILRYRGYPIEQLAQHSSFLEVSYLLIYGNLPTPAELEAFDQRIRHHTLLHEELKGFFSGFPRDAHPMPVLSSAVSALSTFYQDSLDPFNAEQVEVSTYRLLAKMPVIAAYALKKSVGQPMLYPDNSHNLVENFLRLSFGLPAEQYEVDPVVAKALDLLLILHADHEQNCSTSTVRLVGSSNANLFASVSAGINALFGPAHGGANEAVLKMLRQIQADGIKPEDYMEKVKNKEDGVRLMGFGHRVYKNYDPRAKIVKATAHEILSKLGGNDELLEIALRLEEKALQDDYFIERKLYPNVDFYTGLIYKAMGFPEKMFTVLFAIGRLPGWIAQWREMISDPNTKIGRPRQLYTGEPERNYPAV; translated from the coding sequence ATGACTGAGACCACCAGCGCAACCCTGCGTCATGCGGGCGGCGAGCTCGAGCTCCCCCGCATCAAGGTTGTTGAAGGGAACGAAGGCTACGACGTTTCCAAGCTGCTGAAGCAGACCGGCGCCGTCGCCTTCGACCCCGGTTTCATGAACACCGCGGCCACCACCTCGGCCATCACGTACATCGACGGCGACGCCGGCATCCTGCGCTACCGGGGCTACCCGATCGAGCAGCTCGCCCAGCACTCCAGCTTCCTGGAAGTCTCCTACCTGCTGATCTACGGCAACCTGCCGACCCCGGCCGAGCTGGAGGCTTTTGACCAGCGGATCCGCCACCACACCCTGCTGCACGAGGAGCTCAAGGGCTTCTTCAGCGGCTTCCCGCGCGATGCCCACCCGATGCCGGTGCTGTCCTCCGCCGTGTCCGCGCTGTCCACGTTCTACCAGGATTCGCTGGACCCGTTCAACGCCGAGCAGGTTGAGGTCTCCACCTACCGGCTGCTGGCCAAGATGCCGGTCATCGCCGCCTACGCGCTGAAGAAGTCCGTCGGCCAGCCGATGCTGTACCCGGACAACTCCCACAACCTCGTGGAGAACTTCCTGCGCCTGAGCTTCGGCCTCCCCGCCGAGCAGTACGAGGTGGACCCGGTGGTCGCCAAGGCCCTGGACCTGCTGCTGATCCTGCACGCGGACCACGAGCAGAACTGCTCCACCTCCACCGTGCGGCTGGTCGGCTCCTCCAACGCCAACCTCTTCGCCTCCGTCTCCGCGGGCATCAACGCCCTCTTCGGACCCGCCCACGGCGGCGCCAACGAGGCCGTCCTCAAGATGCTGCGCCAGATCCAGGCCGACGGCATCAAGCCCGAGGACTACATGGAGAAGGTTAAGAACAAGGAAGACGGCGTCCGCCTGATGGGCTTCGGGCACCGGGTCTACAAGAACTACGACCCGCGCGCCAAGATCGTCAAGGCCACGGCCCACGAGATCCTCAGCAAGCTCGGCGGCAACGACGAACTGCTGGAGATCGCGCTCCGCCTCGAAGAGAAGGCCCTGCAGGACGACTACTTCATCGAGCGCAAGCTCTACCCGAACGTGGACTTCTACACCGGCCTGATCTACAAGGCCATGGGCTTCCCGGAGAAGATGTTCACCGTGCTGTTCGCGATCGGCCGCCTGCCGGGCTGGATCGCCCAGTGGCGTGAAATGATCAGCGACCCGAACACCAAGATCGGCCGCCCGCGGCAGCTCTACACGGGTGAACCGGAACGGAACTACCCCGCCGTCTAA
- a CDS encoding TetR/AcrR family transcriptional regulator, whose protein sequence is MPKFVDAALRRQEVVEAVFRIVAADGLERASLREVADEADLAVGSVRHYFASSDELLAHSFGVVVDRIAGRLDTAEARLAGTAPGTKEHRSGVLTLLGELLPLDEERAVDACVWMAFKNAARTRPFLAPEADRSHRTVAAVVGRLMMDLAAARDGDADGPDRQQLVTEAERLLATLDGLTMHALLQPEWMTAQMCHDVLEAHLASLGGRGTSH, encoded by the coding sequence ATGCCCAAATTTGTCGACGCTGCTTTGCGGCGCCAGGAAGTTGTTGAAGCCGTCTTCAGAATTGTCGCGGCAGACGGGCTCGAGCGGGCCTCCCTCCGCGAGGTCGCCGACGAAGCGGATCTGGCCGTGGGCTCCGTGCGGCACTACTTTGCCAGCAGCGATGAACTCCTGGCCCACTCCTTCGGCGTTGTGGTGGACCGTATTGCCGGCCGGCTGGACACCGCGGAGGCGCGGCTGGCGGGAACCGCCCCCGGCACCAAGGAGCACCGCAGCGGCGTGTTAACCCTGCTGGGGGAACTGCTGCCGCTGGACGAGGAACGTGCCGTCGACGCCTGCGTCTGGATGGCCTTCAAAAACGCGGCCCGCACCAGGCCGTTCCTGGCCCCGGAGGCGGACCGCAGCCACCGTACGGTGGCCGCCGTCGTCGGCCGGTTGATGATGGACCTGGCGGCGGCCCGGGACGGCGACGCGGACGGGCCGGACCGGCAACAGCTCGTCACCGAGGCCGAGCGGCTGCTGGCCACTCTGGACGGGCTCACCATGCACGCCCTGCTGCAGCCGGAGTGGATGACGGCACAAATGTGCCACGATGTACTCGAAGCCCATCTGGCCAGCCTGGGCGGCCGCGGCACCAGCCATTAA
- the dapD gene encoding 2,3,4,5-tetrahydropyridine-2,6-dicarboxylate N-succinyltransferase produces MTETVSAAVPDDSRSAYGYGIATIATRNGEATVLDVWFPAPALGTAAESLRDVANADQSLLEIAAAGDDADRGTEQKVVFVQAHLEEAPADTADAYLRLHLLSHRLVRPNSINLDGIFGKLPNVVWTNFGPAAVEDFELTRARLRRRGAVTVYGVDKFPRMVDYVIPSGVRIADADRVRLGAHLAEGTTVMHEGFVNFNAGTLGTSMVEGRISAGVVAGDGSDVGGGASIMGTLSGGGKEKISLGERVLLGANSGVGISIGDDCVVEAGLYVTAGTRVRVVGQKDADGEDTSRIVKAVELSGVPNLLFRRNSSSGEVEVLPRKGQTVELNEALHAN; encoded by the coding sequence ATGACTGAAACCGTTTCTGCCGCCGTGCCCGACGACTCCCGCTCCGCCTACGGCTACGGCATCGCGACCATCGCCACCCGCAACGGTGAGGCCACCGTGCTGGACGTCTGGTTCCCGGCGCCGGCGCTCGGGACCGCGGCGGAGAGCCTGCGGGACGTGGCCAACGCTGACCAGTCCCTGCTGGAGATCGCCGCGGCCGGCGACGACGCGGACCGCGGCACCGAGCAGAAAGTCGTCTTCGTCCAGGCCCACCTCGAAGAGGCCCCGGCCGACACCGCGGATGCCTACCTGCGCCTGCACCTGCTCTCGCACCGCCTCGTGCGCCCGAACAGCATCAACCTGGACGGCATTTTCGGCAAGCTGCCCAACGTCGTGTGGACCAACTTCGGCCCTGCCGCCGTCGAGGACTTCGAACTGACCCGCGCGCGGCTGCGCCGCCGCGGTGCCGTGACCGTCTACGGCGTGGACAAGTTCCCGCGGATGGTCGACTACGTCATCCCCTCCGGCGTCCGGATCGCCGACGCCGATCGGGTCCGCCTCGGTGCGCACCTCGCCGAAGGCACCACCGTGATGCACGAGGGCTTCGTGAACTTCAACGCCGGCACCCTGGGTACCTCCATGGTCGAGGGCCGGATCTCCGCCGGTGTGGTGGCCGGTGACGGTTCCGACGTCGGCGGCGGCGCCTCCATCATGGGGACCCTCTCCGGCGGCGGCAAGGAAAAGATCTCCCTGGGCGAACGTGTGCTGCTCGGCGCCAACTCCGGGGTGGGCATCAGCATCGGCGACGACTGCGTCGTCGAGGCCGGCCTCTACGTCACGGCCGGCACCCGGGTGCGTGTGGTCGGGCAGAAGGACGCCGACGGCGAGGACACCAGCCGGATCGTCAAGGCCGTGGAACTCTCCGGCGTCCCGAACCTGCTCTTCCGCCGCAACTCCTCCAGCGGCGAGGTCGAAGTCCTGCCGCGCAAGGGGCAGACCGTCGAGCTCAACGAGGCTCTGCACGCCAACTAG
- the dapE gene encoding succinyl-diaminopimelate desuccinylase: protein MTEHTAPARLDLRQDVALLTADIIDIFSVSGEEGRLADAVEHALRAIPQLELVRDGDAMIARTSLGRTERVILAGHLDTVPLPSTEGALGTVPSYWPSGAPGEGILYGRGATDMKSGVAVQLALAAGLFDGGAEPDKDVTFVFYDHEEVEGVKSGLGRLVRNHGALLEGDFAILLEPTDGTVEGGCNGTIRFEATTLGEAAHSARAWMGSNAIHAAAPILDRLAAYEPRTVTVDGLDYRESLNAVKIHGGTAGNVIPDRCVVEINYRFAPDKSMAQAEEHVRELLAGFDLVRTDGAAGARPGLNHPAAASFVAAVGAEPKPKYGWTDVARFSELGVPAVNFGPGDALLAHKDDEHVDAEAIRVCLRALRSWLGV, encoded by the coding sequence GTGACTGAGCATACTGCCCCCGCCCGCCTGGACCTGCGCCAGGACGTTGCCCTGCTGACCGCGGACATCATCGACATCTTCAGCGTCTCGGGGGAGGAGGGCCGGCTCGCCGACGCCGTCGAGCACGCGCTCCGTGCCATCCCGCAGCTGGAGCTGGTCCGCGACGGCGACGCGATGATCGCCCGCACCAGCCTGGGCCGTACCGAGCGGGTCATCCTCGCCGGGCACCTGGACACCGTCCCGCTGCCGAGCACCGAGGGCGCACTGGGCACCGTCCCGTCCTACTGGCCCTCCGGGGCTCCGGGGGAGGGCATCCTGTACGGGCGCGGGGCCACCGACATGAAGAGCGGCGTCGCGGTGCAGCTCGCCCTCGCGGCCGGCCTGTTCGACGGCGGTGCGGAGCCGGACAAGGACGTGACGTTCGTCTTCTATGACCACGAGGAAGTCGAGGGCGTCAAGAGCGGGCTCGGCCGGCTGGTCCGCAACCACGGGGCGCTGCTGGAGGGCGACTTCGCGATTCTGCTCGAACCCACAGACGGCACGGTGGAGGGCGGCTGCAACGGCACGATCCGGTTCGAGGCGACCACCCTCGGCGAGGCCGCCCACTCGGCGCGGGCCTGGATGGGCAGCAACGCCATCCACGCCGCGGCCCCGATCCTGGACCGGCTGGCCGCCTACGAACCGCGGACCGTCACCGTCGACGGCCTCGACTACCGCGAGAGCCTGAATGCGGTGAAGATCCACGGCGGCACCGCCGGAAACGTCATCCCGGACCGCTGCGTGGTGGAGATCAATTACCGGTTCGCCCCGGACAAGTCCATGGCGCAGGCGGAGGAACACGTCCGCGAACTGCTGGCCGGCTTCGACCTTGTCCGCACCGACGGCGCCGCCGGGGCCCGCCCCGGCCTGAACCACCCCGCCGCAGCCTCCTTCGTGGCCGCCGTCGGGGCCGAGCCGAAGCCCAAGTACGGCTGGACCGACGTCGCCCGTTTCAGCGAACTCGGCGTCCCCGCCGTGAATTTCGGCCCGGGCGATGCACTGCTGGCCCACAAGGACGATGAACACGTCGACGCCGAGGCGATCCGGGTGTGCCTGCGGGCCCTGCGGAGCTGGCTGGGCGTGTAG
- a CDS encoding amino acid ABC transporter permease: MSSVLYDVPGPKARRVSLIGSIIGVIVIGALVVLAVMTLAQQGIFEGRRWAIFGQADVWTLIANGIGATLSAAAVSAVIAFPLGLLLCLMRISDLAWIRIPTRIVLEFLRGMPVVLMMLFVLLVFATSSFIAVVAGLVLYNSAIFAEIIRAGIQSLPKGQREAGLAIGLTSFQSRLTIELPQAIRRMLPSLVAQLVVLLKDTSLGYIVAYGELLRAVQVMADFLGPQFLFPVFFVAAAIYIAINLAVSRIAIWIEKRGSKKAAGGMAHVPVAGTAPAK, encoded by the coding sequence ATGAGCTCCGTTCTCTACGACGTCCCGGGTCCCAAGGCCCGCCGCGTTTCCCTCATCGGCTCGATCATCGGCGTGATCGTGATCGGCGCCCTCGTGGTGCTGGCCGTCATGACCCTCGCCCAGCAGGGCATTTTCGAGGGCCGCCGCTGGGCCATCTTCGGCCAGGCCGACGTCTGGACGCTGATCGCCAACGGCATCGGCGCCACCCTCAGCGCCGCCGCGGTCTCGGCTGTCATCGCCTTCCCGCTGGGCCTGCTGCTGTGCCTAATGCGGATCTCCGACCTCGCCTGGATCCGCATCCCCACCCGGATTGTGCTGGAGTTCCTGCGCGGCATGCCGGTGGTCTTGATGATGCTGTTTGTGCTGCTCGTCTTCGCGACTAGCTCCTTCATCGCCGTGGTGGCAGGCCTGGTCCTGTACAACTCGGCCATCTTCGCCGAGATCATCCGCGCCGGCATCCAGTCGCTGCCCAAGGGACAGCGTGAGGCCGGCCTCGCCATCGGCCTGACGAGCTTCCAGTCGCGGCTGACCATCGAGCTGCCGCAGGCCATCCGCCGGATGCTGCCCTCGCTCGTGGCTCAGCTGGTGGTGCTCCTCAAGGACACCTCGCTCGGCTACATCGTGGCCTACGGCGAGCTGCTCCGCGCCGTCCAGGTCATGGCCGACTTCCTGGGTCCCCAGTTCCTGTTCCCGGTATTCTTCGTGGCCGCGGCGATCTACATCGCGATCAACCTGGCGGTGTCCCGCATCGCGATCTGGATCGAGAAGCGCGGCTCCAAGAAGGCCGCCGGCGGCATGGCCCACGTGCCGGTGGCGGGCACCGCCCCGGCCAAGTAG
- a CDS encoding amino acid ABC transporter permease: MDVIIESLPQYWDGFLRTLFLAVVSGIFALIFGTLLAAARVSPIAALRGFSMAYVEVVRNTPLTIAFFFAAVVLPRLGVTFQQFEVAAIIALSAYTSAFIAEAVRSGVNSVPVGQAEAARSIGMKFSQVLSLIILPQAVRTVIPPLINILIALVKNSSVAGAFYVLELFGYGKQLANDHGDAVMWVLVGVAFFYLLITVPLGYLANVVERKVAIAR; this comes from the coding sequence ATGGACGTCATCATTGAAAGCCTGCCCCAGTACTGGGACGGCTTTCTCAGAACCCTCTTCCTGGCAGTGGTCTCGGGAATCTTCGCCCTCATTTTCGGCACCCTGCTCGCCGCCGCCCGGGTCTCCCCCATCGCGGCGCTGCGCGGCTTCAGCATGGCCTACGTGGAGGTGGTCCGGAACACCCCGTTGACCATCGCCTTCTTCTTCGCCGCCGTGGTGCTGCCCCGCCTGGGCGTTACGTTCCAGCAGTTCGAAGTCGCCGCCATTATCGCACTGAGCGCCTACACCTCGGCCTTCATCGCCGAGGCCGTACGCTCCGGCGTCAACAGCGTCCCGGTCGGCCAGGCCGAGGCCGCCCGCAGCATCGGCATGAAGTTCAGCCAGGTGCTTTCCCTGATTATCCTTCCGCAGGCCGTGCGCACAGTGATCCCGCCGCTGATCAACATCCTGATCGCCCTGGTGAAGAACTCCTCTGTCGCCGGCGCGTTCTACGTGCTGGAACTCTTCGGCTACGGCAAGCAGCTGGCCAACGACCACGGCGACGCCGTGATGTGGGTCCTGGTCGGCGTCGCGTTCTTCTACCTGCTGATTACCGTCCCGCTTGGCTACCTCGCCAACGTGGTTGAACGAAAGGTGGCGATCGCACGATGA
- a CDS encoding glutamate ABC transporter substrate-binding protein, which translates to MMAFLTRRKSLLVAASAALALSLSACGGSSSTTNPPVAEKPSFAADSTMAKLSSAGKITIGTKFDQPLFGQKGLDGKPVGFDVEIGKLIAAKLGISADKIEWVETVSANREQFIKQGKVDIIVATYTINDKRKTEVDFAGPYYEAGQALMVNKDNNSITKPEDVKGKNVCSVTGSTPASTIVEKYGAVLVPAATYSACLEPLRNKQVEAITTDNVILAGFVNKEPDAFKLASDETFTKEPYGIGLKKDDKVFRSWINDQLEAFDKDGSYKKAWEATAGAVIKTAPKLPAINRY; encoded by the coding sequence ATGATGGCATTTTTGACCCGAAGGAAATCCCTTCTGGTTGCCGCATCCGCAGCTCTGGCCCTGAGCCTGAGCGCCTGCGGCGGCAGCTCCTCCACTACCAATCCGCCCGTAGCCGAGAAGCCGAGCTTCGCCGCCGACAGCACCATGGCAAAGCTTTCGTCCGCCGGCAAAATCACCATCGGCACCAAGTTTGACCAGCCGCTGTTCGGCCAGAAGGGCCTCGACGGCAAGCCGGTGGGCTTCGACGTCGAGATCGGCAAGCTGATCGCCGCCAAGCTCGGCATCTCCGCTGACAAAATCGAGTGGGTTGAGACGGTTTCCGCCAACCGCGAGCAGTTCATCAAGCAGGGCAAGGTCGACATCATCGTCGCCACCTACACGATCAACGACAAGCGCAAGACCGAAGTCGACTTCGCCGGCCCGTACTACGAGGCAGGCCAGGCCCTGATGGTGAACAAGGACAACAACTCCATCACCAAGCCCGAAGACGTCAAGGGCAAGAACGTCTGCTCCGTGACCGGCTCCACCCCCGCCTCCACCATCGTGGAGAAGTACGGAGCAGTCCTGGTCCCGGCCGCGACGTACTCCGCCTGCCTTGAGCCGCTGCGCAACAAGCAGGTCGAAGCTATCACCACCGACAACGTCATCCTCGCCGGGTTTGTCAACAAGGAGCCGGATGCCTTCAAGCTCGCCTCCGACGAGACCTTCACCAAGGAGCCTTATGGCATCGGCCTGAAGAAGGACGACAAGGTCTTCCGCAGCTGGATCAACGACCAGCTCGAAGCCTTCGACAAGGACGGTTCCTACAAGAAGGCCTGGGAAGCTACCGCCGGCGCCGTCATCAAGACGGCCCCGAAGCTCCCCGCCATCAACCGCTACTAA
- a CDS encoding amino acid ABC transporter ATP-binding protein, translating into MTTQVPGDALVSLNAVNKHYGQLHVLKDINLNVRKGEVVVVIGPSGSGKSTLCRAINRLETIDDGVITIDGNELPAEGKELAKLRADVGMVFQSFNLFAHKTILENVTLGPIKVKGVPKAEADKDAMALLERVGVGHQAPKLPAQLSGGQQQRVAIARALAMKPKVMLFDEPTSALDPEMINEVLDVMIQLAKEGMTMIVVTHEMGFARKAADRVVFMADGQIVEDATPEEFFTNPKSSRAKDFLSKLLTH; encoded by the coding sequence ATGACTACTCAAGTGCCCGGCGATGCCCTCGTCTCCCTGAATGCCGTCAACAAGCATTACGGCCAGTTGCACGTCCTCAAGGACATCAACCTGAACGTCCGCAAGGGCGAGGTTGTTGTTGTCATCGGGCCCTCGGGTTCCGGCAAGTCAACGCTCTGCCGCGCCATCAACCGTCTGGAAACCATCGACGACGGCGTCATCACCATCGATGGCAACGAGCTGCCCGCCGAAGGCAAGGAACTGGCCAAGCTGCGCGCCGACGTCGGCATGGTGTTCCAGTCCTTCAACCTCTTCGCGCACAAAACGATCCTGGAAAATGTCACCCTCGGACCGATCAAGGTCAAGGGTGTGCCCAAGGCCGAGGCTGACAAGGATGCCATGGCACTGCTGGAGCGCGTCGGCGTCGGGCACCAGGCGCCGAAGCTGCCGGCACAGCTCTCCGGCGGGCAGCAGCAGCGCGTGGCGATCGCCCGTGCCCTGGCCATGAAGCCGAAGGTGATGCTGTTCGACGAGCCCACCTCCGCGCTGGATCCGGAAATGATCAACGAGGTCCTCGACGTCATGATCCAGCTGGCCAAGGAGGGCATGACCATGATCGTGGTGACCCACGAAATGGGCTTCGCCCGCAAGGCCGCGGACCGCGTGGTCTTTATGGCCGACGGCCAGATCGTCGAGGACGCGACGCCCGAGGAGTTCTTCACCAACCCGAAGAGCAGCCGCGCCAAGGACTTCCTGTCCAAACTGCTGACGCACTGA
- a CDS encoding TIGR00730 family Rossman fold protein encodes MGMSTEPQPTPDQTPGNAGSGRREVPPANGIRHKGPLELRRKAAKVTMSDQTLLDTKGPGQFVHTDPWRVLRIQSEFVEGFGALADLGLAVSVFGSARTVPGSLNYELAVDVGRKLADAGLAVITGGGPGSMEAANKGAVQGNGVSVGLGIELPFEQGMNQWVDLGINFRYFFARKTMFVKYAQGFIVLPGGLGTLDELFEAMVLVQTRKVTSFPIVLIGTAFWSPMLEWLQTTLVAEGMMAEEDLDLVQVVDDPALAVELIVEGAARHRNPNGNNPGTGTNGMGNGGMANGGAGNGNSPGA; translated from the coding sequence ATGGGCATGAGTACCGAGCCGCAGCCCACCCCAGACCAGACGCCAGGGAACGCCGGTTCCGGCCGCCGGGAGGTCCCGCCGGCCAACGGCATCCGGCACAAGGGGCCCCTGGAGCTGCGCCGCAAGGCGGCGAAGGTCACAATGTCGGACCAGACGCTGCTGGACACGAAAGGCCCGGGCCAGTTCGTCCACACCGACCCGTGGCGGGTGCTGAGGATCCAGAGCGAATTCGTGGAAGGTTTCGGCGCCCTCGCCGACCTGGGGCTGGCGGTCAGCGTCTTCGGTTCCGCCCGGACCGTGCCAGGCAGCCTGAACTACGAACTGGCCGTCGACGTCGGCCGGAAGCTGGCCGACGCCGGCCTGGCCGTTATCACCGGCGGCGGTCCCGGGTCCATGGAAGCGGCCAACAAGGGCGCCGTCCAGGGCAATGGGGTCTCCGTGGGGCTCGGGATCGAGCTGCCTTTCGAGCAGGGCATGAACCAGTGGGTGGACCTGGGTATCAACTTCCGCTACTTTTTCGCCCGCAAGACCATGTTCGTGAAGTACGCGCAGGGGTTCATTGTGCTGCCCGGGGGCCTCGGCACCCTGGACGAGCTCTTCGAGGCCATGGTCCTCGTGCAGACCCGGAAGGTGACGTCCTTCCCGATCGTGCTGATCGGCACCGCCTTCTGGAGCCCGATGCTGGAGTGGCTGCAGACCACCCTGGTGGCCGAGGGCATGATGGCGGAGGAGGACCTCGACCTCGTGCAGGTGGTCGACGACCCGGCGCTCGCGGTGGAACTCATCGTCGAGGGCGCCGCCCGGCACCGCAACCCGAACGGGAACAACCCCGGCACGGGGACCAACGGAATGGGGAACGGCGGAATGGCAAACGGCGGCGCGGGGAACGGCAACAGCCCGGGGGCCTGA